AGGCAACATCGCCGGGGTGGTCCCTAAGACTTTCCTGCCGACTTATCGCGAATTCTATGAAGGCAGACACTTTCGCGCTTCCGGCGCTGGTGACCCAAAAGAAATAACACTGGCCGGTCAGACAGTTCCTTTCGGCAGTGACTTGCTATTCCAAATTGGCGAAGCGGTCATCGGCATCGAGATCTGCGAAGACCTTTGGACACCGCTACCGCCGAGCGGATTTCAGGCCGTCGCCGGTGCCAACGTGCTGGTCAACTTGTCGGCGTCCAACGAAACGATCGGCAAAGCATCATGGCGACGTGAACTGGTCCGTTCGCAATCCGGACGCTGCATCGCTGGGTACGTGTATGCATCGGCTGGCCCCGGAGAATCGACATCCGACTTGGTTTTCGGTGGCCATTGCTTGATTGCCGAAAACGGCGGACTCGTTGGCGAATCGAGACGTATCGGTGATGGGCAATCGCCAAGTTATGTTGCAGAGACCAGCGTCTGTTGTGACTTGGACCTACAACGTCTTGCTCATGATCGACGAGTGGTCGGTTCGTTCGACGATGCCATCGATCGGCAAACACAGTCGTTTCGCCGTGTTGAATTGCAAACGGCCCAACCGATCAAGCCTGCGCCGGAACAACTGCTCCGTCATGTCGATGCACACCCATTCGTTCCTAGCCAAGCTGACGAGCTTGCCGAACGATGCGCAGAGATCTTTGCAGTGCAGTCCGCCGGACTGGTCAAACGACTTCAATGCCTCCCCAAATCGACGCCGCTTGCGATCGGCATCTCTGGTGGGTTGGACAGCACGCTGGCACTTTTGGTTGCGTTGCAAGCAGTCAAAGCGGCTGACTGGCCGGTCGAAAGTATCATCGGGCTGACCATGCCTGGGTTTGGCACCACCACGCATACCAAAACCAGCGCCGATCGATTGATCCAGCAGACCGGGATCACGGAAGAATGCATCGACATTCGGCAGCTTTGCTTGGACACGTTCCATTCGCTCGATCACTCGCCGCTAGGGATTGAGATTGATCAACAAACGACGGTGAAATCCCTACAGGAACGACTTAACCAACTGCCAGACGATGCGGCTGATCTGACATTCGAAAATGTACAGGCTCGGATTCGCACGATGCTGCTGATGAACCGTGGCTTTGTTCTTGGGACGGGTGATATGAGCGAACAGGCGCTCGGCTGGTCAACCTACAACGCCGATCACATGTCGATGTACAACGTCAACACATCGATTCCGAAGACGCTGGTGCGTTTCCTCGTTCGCTTTGCGGCGGACCATCACTTCGACGGTGAAACAACGAAGCTGCTTCATCGAATTGCGGACACGCCAATCTCACCCGAATTGCTTCCGCCTAGCGCTGACGGATCGATCCGTCAAAACACAGAGGCCTCGATCGGGGCTTACGAACTACACGATTTCTTTTTGTATCAATTCGTTCGCAACGGATTCGACCGAAAGAAGATCTTGTATCTCGCTCAGCACGCTTCATTCGATTCGAAATACGACATCGAAACAATCGCCAAAACGTTAGAACAGTTCGCGACGCGATTCTTTCGCAATCAATTCAAACGCAATTGCGTTCCCGATGGTCCCAAAGTCGGTTCGGTGAGCTTGTCACCACGTGGCGATTGGCGGATGCCCAGCGATGCCGAACACGGATCGTTTTGAAGCGCACTCAATTTGATGATCTGAAAGTGGAGCGTTTGCGAAACCGTCCCGTCAAGCTGTAACGATTAATCCGCCTTCCTATTCTGTCCCGAATCGATTGCTCGTTCCATTCTGGTCGATTGCGTCTATTAGTTGCCTGTCCGTTTCCGTATTTGGCAGTCTGCGATCGATTGGCATTCTGAGCCGGTGCTCCCACTGACGAATCCATGATTGCACCAAAGATTCATTTTTGAATTTGATTCGTGTGGTCACGCAAGGAAGCGTTATGTCACCCCAGAAAAAACATTGGCTGTCAGCCCGACTCGCTTTGGCGACGGCTATCTGCCTGGCAAGTTCAGCAACAAGCGATGCGGGCGAGCCAACGTCGGGTGATGAGCTACGTTCCTTGCTGTCGCCCGCTCCCGCGACACCGGTCTTGCTGGACCCTCAATCAAAACACGAGTCAGTCGGAATCACGCGTTTGAATCGTTTTGTTGATCTTCATCAGTACGATCAAGAACCTGCGATCCGAGTCAACCCACCCCCACACCACTCGACTCCGGCGTTCACGATCACACAGCGTCACGAACCGGTTCACGGTCAGTCGACGGAGCACGCTGCTGAGCAATCGCGGGAACAACGCTTTCAGCAAAGCAACAGCGCCTCGCTAATCGAAACAGACGCTTCGGAAGTCAAAGGCAAAGTGCGACAGAATCCTCTGGTCGTCACCCTGCCACCACGACTCCAGCATATTCACGTGGCATCATCACAGCATCCGCTTTCTGGCGCGTTGGTGATGCATGAATCTGCATCGCTCGATCCGCCCTCGCATGATGACGTCGTAGACTCCTGGGCCGTCTCGATGGTCGATCCGTCTAGTCAACCGATGCCTATCAATGGCGGCACTGGGATGTTGGCAATGGATCAAATCGGTAGCCACCTGCCCGACTCGAGTCAATCGCTGGACACCGCGCCATCGCACTTGCCCACCACGATCGCACCATCCCAAGACCACTTGAACGCCGCGATCGCTCAGATCACGGAATCTGACAACACAGAAGAGCTGACGATCGATTTCGCCGAAGCTATCCGGGCAGAATCATTGCCGCTGCTTCCCTCGCCTACTGCGGACGCAGTCGCTCAGTCCAGCCCAACTGTTTCAGCTTCGCAAGATCGCACCGAGACCGCGACACAACCAGAGCTGGAATCTGTTGTCGTAACGCACGTCGACATTCAGCCATCGCCAAAGACAGCCACGGTTGATCGGCCACTGAACGACCAGCTGTTTGCAGAAGCATCAAAGCAATTTGGCTTGGACGCGAGCACCGATGACTTTCCGTGCGAGTTTGTTCTTCAGGAATGCCCAGATGAAGATGGCTTAAGTAAAGCCGGTGCTGATCAACAGACGTTGGCGATGGTGGAGTCCGACAACATTGCTTCACCAGAAATCCAAACACGACTGCAACCGGGAATGGATTCTCAGCAGCCAGGCGATGAAACATCCGCACCGACGCTCGTCCAGCGGTTCTCCAGCTGGACGAAACGTTTGGGTTCCGAATCGACTCCCACCAAACCCGTTTCGACTAGCCGACGATCCGGTGGGATTCTAAACGTGTGGAAGCATCGCACTGAAAACTAGCCGGCCAAACTGACCAGCCCAGTGAATCCCGCCAGGTAAGTATCTCGTCGGTGGATATTAACGGCGAGCGGTGCGTGGCACATCCTCAAGAAGTTCTTCGCTCATTCGAGCACGGTATTCCATCAAGCTATTGGCACCCTGGAACCCGACAACGGTTTCGTCCCAGTTCAGCTCTTTGCTGATCATATGACCGGCATCGATATCGAACTTGATCGATCCGTTGCTCAACTGCTGAACCACTTGAGCTCGTACGGACTCTTCTTTGATCGGTGTCAGCGGTTCACTGCGGATCGAAAGGGTGGCGACTCCTGACTTCACTTTTTCCAAAGTGTAAAGCTCACGGATTTTGATCGGCTTGACCAAACCGTCGTCGGTCCGGGTCTTGATCTCGCGAGGAATTGACCAAGAGTCCCCGATAGCGATTGGCTCTTCGGGCAATGCCAAGGTTAGCGAGCCCATTCCGAGTGAGGCTTTGCTTCCGCCATGGTCTTCACGTGCGGTTTCTTGCCCTCGAGCGTTAACCGAAATCGTGGCGAGCTTCTTGCCGATCTGTTCAGCGACTTTCGAAAACTGCACTGGTGGCTCGTCACCCGAAGTGCTTGACCAACGAATCTCGTCTTGCTCGCCTTGCTGCTGAGTCATCTCGACGGAATCGACGATGTGATCAAAGGTCATGTCTTTCTCGTCGACCTCAGTCACGTCCCAGTAACGGCGGCTAACGGTATGAACTTGAGAAACCTCTTCCTGACCCTGGAACCGAGTTTTCGTTTTGGCGACGTGGGTCACTTCGTAATTTAAACGCTGTCCGCTCGTGAGCGAATAACGCAGCGTGTACTTTTCCGCTTCATCCTCCGCGAACGTTAGCGAGGTTTGAATTGCGACGATGGTCAGAAGAGCGAGAATTCGGGCCACGGTTGCAGGTCTCCATACGAATGGCGGGTGGGTACACCAATGGCATCATGCCAACGATAGGACGTGAAACTCGCAGATTCGTAGGTTCGTCGCAATAGTGAAATCGCGGCAAGCAGGCACGCACCAGTCAACCAAAGAGCGTCTCACGGTATCCCGAAATAGATTGCCCCAGAATGTTCCGAATATGATCCAAGAAGACTGCTTGATTGCACGGATCGCGTTTTGTGGCAAAAACTATCCGCGAAAACGACACGTCGCCTTGCCACCCGGGGGGACCAGGAATAGCATCACGGGGGTTATGAAATACCTTGCTCGCAAAAACCCGACCCTGCTCACCGCTTGGCTTTGCCTTGGCGTATCGCTTCTCTTTCCGAACAAGGAGTGCCGCGCTGAGCTACGTGCTTATCTCAGTGAAGCCCGACAATCCGGTCTGAATCAATTCGAAGCGGACCTGCTGTTTCGCGGCACGGATCAACAGGTCGGCGACGAAATCGAATACATCGAAATCGATCTCTCGCAATCGACGATCAACTCTGACCCGCTACTAAACTTCGCGCTGGTCCGATTCGATACAGCCAATCCGTTTGACGCATGGCGACAAGAGAGCTTTGGCCAAAACCCTGACGCCCTTTCCCGGTTGGTGATGGAGCCATTCTCGCCTCCCGGAACGCCCGTGTTCCCGATCGCAAACACCGATGCGTTTCGTGTCGGAACGTTTACGTTTGACTATGGAGATCTTCGCCTTCAAAGCGGCGATCTCGTAAAGCTTGACATCCGTGGGACCGATGACGACACCGGGGTGCGGACTACCGCAGTAGGAATACGGTCTGCTGGAATCTCCAAACTGCATGATCTCAGTTACACCGATCCGGCCGGAGATTTTCAATCAACGTTTGTTGTCAGCGCGATTCCAGAACCCAGAGGCGTGGCTTTCATCGCAATCACCGCACTCGGGATGGTCCTGCGTCGACGCAAGAATTAACGTTGCTGCAATTGCAACCTTCTTTCGTCTGATAGGTACCGCGGCCCCCAAAGTCTTATTC
This is a stretch of genomic DNA from Stieleria sp. JC731. It encodes these proteins:
- a CDS encoding NAD(+) synthase translates to MGSRLAEVEPLQCLVKRNEVSFASQFSINRGDLDHDNDVNDFFEHGIFRVLATAPHVAVGHPQKNAAAIASALESANADLIVFPELATTGYTCGDLFGCKWLLDAAEEQLIRLAERSAKSSAVIVLGTPLRVGGSLMNVAAVLHQGNIAGVVPKTFLPTYREFYEGRHFRASGAGDPKEITLAGQTVPFGSDLLFQIGEAVIGIEICEDLWTPLPPSGFQAVAGANVLVNLSASNETIGKASWRRELVRSQSGRCIAGYVYASAGPGESTSDLVFGGHCLIAENGGLVGESRRIGDGQSPSYVAETSVCCDLDLQRLAHDRRVVGSFDDAIDRQTQSFRRVELQTAQPIKPAPEQLLRHVDAHPFVPSQADELAERCAEIFAVQSAGLVKRLQCLPKSTPLAIGISGGLDSTLALLVALQAVKAADWPVESIIGLTMPGFGTTTHTKTSADRLIQQTGITEECIDIRQLCLDTFHSLDHSPLGIEIDQQTTVKSLQERLNQLPDDAADLTFENVQARIRTMLLMNRGFVLGTGDMSEQALGWSTYNADHMSMYNVNTSIPKTLVRFLVRFAADHHFDGETTKLLHRIADTPISPELLPPSADGSIRQNTEASIGAYELHDFFLYQFVRNGFDRKKILYLAQHASFDSKYDIETIAKTLEQFATRFFRNQFKRNCVPDGPKVGSVSLSPRGDWRMPSDAEHGSF